Proteins encoded in a region of the Planococcus shixiaomingii genome:
- a CDS encoding MFS transporter, translated as MATLTEKKVETISKNKLLGIAGLGWMFDAMDVGILSFIIAALHQDWNLTTQQMGWIGSVNSIGMAVGAFVFGIYADRVGRKKVFIITLLIFSIASGISAFTTTLAAFMVLRFFIGMGLGGELPVASTLVSESVPASERGRVVVLLESFWAGGWLIAAVISYFIIPSFGWRVALLITALPALYALYLRINLPDSPQFSAKKTGLQSISTNIKSVWSKPYRRPTIMLWIVWFTVVFSYYGMFLWLPSVMVLKGFSLIQSFQYVLIMTLAQLPGYFSAAWLIERAGRKFVLVTYLLGTAASALAFGNADTITLLIVAGAFLSFFNLGAWGALYAYSPEQYPTIIRGTGTGMAASFGRIGGILGPLLVGSMLTANYDINMIFGIFCVSIIIGALAVAFLGKETKQLELE; from the coding sequence ATGGCTACACTAACAGAAAAGAAAGTAGAAACAATCTCGAAAAATAAACTACTTGGCATCGCTGGGTTAGGTTGGATGTTTGATGCAATGGACGTGGGAATTTTATCGTTCATCATAGCGGCTTTGCATCAAGACTGGAATTTAACCACGCAACAAATGGGTTGGATCGGCAGTGTCAATTCCATCGGCATGGCGGTAGGGGCGTTTGTTTTCGGCATTTATGCCGATCGTGTCGGCCGGAAAAAAGTATTTATCATAACTTTATTGATTTTCTCGATAGCAAGTGGTATTTCTGCATTCACGACTACATTGGCTGCCTTTATGGTTCTGCGATTTTTCATCGGAATGGGGCTTGGCGGAGAGCTTCCTGTCGCCTCGACGCTTGTTTCGGAAAGTGTGCCGGCCTCAGAGCGCGGACGCGTAGTGGTCTTGCTGGAAAGTTTTTGGGCAGGCGGCTGGTTAATCGCAGCGGTTATCTCTTATTTTATCATCCCGTCATTTGGCTGGCGCGTTGCTTTGCTGATTACTGCACTGCCGGCTCTTTACGCGCTTTATTTGCGGATCAATCTGCCGGATTCGCCGCAGTTTTCGGCGAAAAAGACAGGACTCCAGTCAATTTCAACAAACATCAAAAGTGTATGGTCTAAACCTTACCGACGCCCGACAATTATGTTGTGGATTGTTTGGTTTACAGTAGTCTTTTCTTATTATGGTATGTTCTTATGGCTGCCGAGCGTAATGGTGTTGAAAGGCTTTTCGCTGATTCAAAGTTTTCAATACGTCTTGATCATGACGCTTGCCCAATTGCCTGGTTATTTCTCGGCTGCTTGGCTAATTGAACGGGCGGGACGTAAATTTGTACTCGTTACTTATTTGCTTGGGACAGCAGCTAGTGCATTGGCTTTTGGAAATGCGGATACTATCACTTTGTTGATTGTCGCAGGTGCATTCCTCTCATTCTTCAACCTAGGGGCATGGGGAGCGCTTTATGCGTATTCTCCTGAACAATACCCGACAATTATACGGGGAACGGGTACAGGGATGGCAGCTTCGTTTGGGCGCATCGGCGGAATTCTTGGGCCGCTTTTAGTAGGGTCGATGCTTACAGCGAACTACGACATTAATATGATTTTCGGCATTTTCTGCGTCTCTATTATCATCGGGGCGTTAGCGGTAGCTTTTCTTGGCAAAGAAACAAAACAACTGGAATTGGAATAA
- a CDS encoding DUF4003 family protein, protein MNIELIEKTYQEVAKSLGWAVDKRISLAVTNFYLTRNQSFPAAEHEETSKVIKKAESWFSPLQYHMHHIAAAYLTLEPEPAENGLKILNEKQRKLNEAGFRKSSYTYLAALVMEEEQEAVQAKALYEAMRSRHKFLTSSEDVPYALLLGRQGGAVEERAATMNTYFKELRERGFYMGNELQWLSQIMTFRSAVYDPQVVGRVLAIKAFFQNEKVKIRGTQYPLLGFLAVAEADGKTLQKIVEDTRELEKTKLFKWYKDLALSTAVLYAMRDAVANQDLSRVAFSGSLEMLMQAQQAAMMASINTSISVSANNSY, encoded by the coding sequence ATGAACATCGAATTGATTGAAAAAACGTATCAAGAAGTGGCGAAATCGCTCGGTTGGGCAGTAGATAAACGCATTTCATTAGCGGTGACCAACTTTTACTTAACGCGAAACCAATCCTTCCCGGCTGCTGAACACGAAGAAACTTCAAAGGTCATCAAAAAAGCTGAGAGCTGGTTTTCTCCTTTGCAATATCATATGCACCATATCGCAGCGGCTTATTTGACGCTTGAGCCGGAACCGGCTGAAAACGGGTTAAAAATTCTCAATGAGAAGCAGCGGAAATTGAATGAAGCGGGATTTCGGAAAAGTTCATACACATATTTAGCAGCCTTGGTGATGGAAGAAGAACAAGAAGCTGTACAAGCGAAAGCACTTTACGAAGCGATGAGAAGTCGGCATAAATTTTTGACATCCAGCGAAGATGTTCCTTATGCGCTGTTGCTAGGCAGGCAGGGTGGAGCCGTCGAAGAAAGAGCCGCTACCATGAACACTTATTTTAAAGAATTGCGAGAGCGTGGCTTTTATATGGGCAACGAGTTGCAGTGGCTATCTCAAATTATGACATTCCGTTCTGCCGTTTATGACCCGCAAGTTGTAGGCAGGGTATTGGCAATAAAAGCGTTTTTCCAAAATGAAAAAGTTAAAATTCGGGGAACTCAGTACCCACTTTTAGGCTTTCTGGCAGTAGCTGAAGCGGACGGCAAAACTTTGCAAAAGATTGTAGAAGATACGAGGGAGCTGGAAAAGACGAAATTGTTTAAGTGGTACAAGGATCTCGCGCTTTCGACAGCTGTATTATATGCGATGCGCGATGCCGTGGCTAATCAAGATCTTTCCCGCGTCGCATTCTCTGGTTCTTTGGAAATGCTGATGCAAGCCCAGCAAGCGGCTATGATGGCGAGCATCAACACATCAATTTCTGTTTCTGCCAATAACTCCTATTAA